The region AGCATCCGCAGCGTCGTCGTCTTGCCCGACCCATTCGGACCGAGGAACCCGGTCACCGCGCCGGGCCGCACTGTGAAACTCAGGTCCTGTACCGCGTTGACCGGCCCGAAGCTCTTGCTGAGACCCTGCACAATGAGCCGGCCACTGCCGTCGTGCACACGCCCCTCCATCGTCACCTGTTCAGCCGTCGGTCCCCATCCTGCCGGACACGCACCGGTGCTCAGGTGCGGAGTCGTCGATTTCCCAGGTCGTTCTCAGCGGTATCGCGGCCGCAGCCAGCGGATCGACCGGTCGATCACGGATGCCGGGTAGATCTTGCCGCGATCGGTTTCGAAGTGGCGGCTCATCGGCAGCGGGAGCCGCGACCCGGTGGCCAGATCGGGGCGAGCTCGTTGGTGTCCCCGTCGCTCGGCCCGGGACCGGTCGAGGGAACGATCTGCCCCGGCATGACGGCGACGTACTTCGCCGTGTCCGCGATGCTGCGCCACAGCTTGCGGCGCACCGATTCGAGGCGCGGGCCGAGGGCGTGCGCGGGTTGCCCGGAATGGTCACCGAAGAGTTGCCTGTGCGCGGCCTCCCACACTGTGCACGGCCAAGGCCGACTACGCAGCGTGCCTGGACACGAGGGGCATCGGCCGTCCTCGTCTGGGAGGTGTTTGTCGAGTAGGGCGCGCAGGCCTTCGGTGAGCCGGTAAAGCTCGGAGCGTGCCAGCGGCAGCAGCACCTCTGGCGCGTCGTCTGCCGCAGCCAGGTCCAGCCTGTCGAGTCGATCGAGGACAGCTTGTCGCAGCGCCGGATCCGTCACGTCATCTCCCACCGTCGTCGAGCGTTTCGGGTTCGTCGGTTTTGTCGGCGGAGATTGCGGGGATACGAGCACCCCGCACTGACTCCAACGGGTGACATCGGCAGTCGGAGTGCACGCCTGCACGGGCATCTCCCGATGCTCACCCCATCGAGTGGTTATCGATTCGGCCTTAAATTGGCGGCAGTGCGACCGCTCGCGTCGTCGGCAAACGGGCGATCGTGTCCTACACTGACAGTGGCGGCCTGCTCCCGGTGACCCCCAGGCTGGTTGAGCGGGCCGCCCCGTTCGGCTGTTTGACGCTTTCACCTGTTCGGTGAATTGTGTCCGGTGCGTTCCCGGATTGCGTTTCTAGATCATGCTGCGGACGCGCTTGCGTTCCCAAGTCAAGTCGACGCCCGCCCCCATCCGGCCCAGTGCGGCGCAAGTCGTTGCGAACAAGGGAACCTTCCTGCCCCTTGTGACAGGAAGGTTCCCTTGCTCGCGGTTGTCGGCGATCAGTGCAGGACGCTGCTGATCGGGGTGCTGGTGAGTCCGTGTGCCTCGGCGACCGGCTCGTTGACCAGGTGGCCGTCGTGGGTGTTGAGGCCACCTGCGAGCGCGGCGTCCGTGCGGCAAGCCTGCTGCCACCCCTGGTCGGCGATGCGCAGCACGTACGGCAACGTAACGTTGGTGAGGGCGTGCGTCGACGTGTTCGGGACCGCGCCCGGCATGTTCGCCACGCAGTAGAAGACCGAGTTGTGCACCTGGTAGGTCGGGTCGTCGTGCGTGGTCGGGCGAGAGTCGGCGAAGCAGCCACCCTGATCGATCGCGATGTCCACCAGCACGCTACCCGGCTTCATCTCCGAAACCAGGTGGTTGGACACCAGCTTCGGCGCCTTCGCGCCGGGGATCAGAACGGCACCGATGACCAGGTCGGCAGCCCGCACAGCCCGCTCGACGGAGTAGCGGTTGGACGTCACAGTGCGGATCTGGCCGTGGAAGTCGCGGTCAATTTCGCGGAGCTTGTCGACGTTGGTGTCGAGCAGTTCGACATCGGCACCCATGCCCAGCGCAA is a window of Saccharopolyspora phatthalungensis DNA encoding:
- the ald gene encoding alanine dehydrogenase, which encodes MKIAVPREIKNNEYRVAITPAGVHELASRGHEVFVETNAGAGSSIPDEDYLAAGAKVLPTAEEVWAEGQLVLKVKEPIAEEYPRMRRDQVLFTYLHLAASAELTDAMLKSGVTGIAYETVQMANGSLPLLAPMSEVAGRLAPQVGAYSLMRPCGGRGVLPGGVPGVHPARVVVIGGGVAGLNAARVALGMGADVELLDTNVDKLREIDRDFHGQIRTVTSNRYSVERAVRAADLVIGAVLIPGAKAPKLVSNHLVSEMKPGSVLVDIAIDQGGCFADSRPTTHDDPTYQVHNSVFYCVANMPGAVPNTSTHALTNVTLPYVLRIADQGWQQACRTDAALAGGLNTHDGHLVNEPVAEAHGLTSTPISSVLH